In the Sander lucioperca isolate FBNREF2018 chromosome 24, SLUC_FBN_1.2, whole genome shotgun sequence genome, GAGCCTCAGTACTGCGGAATGAAAATGAACTctactgagttcaatgatacctcctTTTTGTATGGATCATAGTATTAAGGTTAAGTTCCACAATAGGCTATTCGGGCATCAGGTAAtcaggtattttatctgctgaaccaaTAAATTTGACCAACCAACCAGATTTAATTGACAAAGCACATCAAAGGCTACACTTCATCTGTATCATCTTTTAATCtgatatgtttatgttttatgttaatCTGTTAATATTATGTAGCctagtcattgttttcaataaatagttCATAAACCATCATTTGACTAGTTTATGACATAACCCAGCCATCACGCGCTGCGCCGTCACATCCCCCCACCCACGACCACAGAGTAgattctcaacctgtgggaaatGATGTATAAGgcttatttcctgttgccagcaggggaCGCTATGACTGAGTCAAAATTGACATGTAGATATCCTCAAGACTGGGCCCCTGTCAATCATGAGAAATTTCAGGCAGATTGGACAATGCACACTTAAGATACAACAACTTCCTCGTTCATTGATTAGGctaaattagattagattcaactttattgtcattgtgcagtaaCAATATGTACAATGACAAcgagtttgcgtccaaccagaactgcaaaaaaagcagaaaagtgcaatgtaatatacaaagtatagacaggtggtgcataggcaggacagGAAATATTTGCAGtattataagagcagaataaatatggcttatacaattatttattatacgattaatgctcaaaatggctgCCACACCCACACCATTCAATGCAAACCAACGCTTTTaatgattttcatttttaaggtTTTGAGATGGCACGACCAGGTGCAATATGTAAAAATTCAAaataccttgccgtcctctcctcCCGACTGAACACATTTTATCGggttagaattacggcaacaatcgctaaacacactgcaaactcatggCCCTCTCTTCCTGGTTTACAGCCCCCCCTCTcctggcttaaaataactcaccgttgtcggctacggccgctgaacaggctacacgttgtaaacagctgtgGCCCGCTTACCTGGTCCTCCTAGAacattagcagttagcagggttagcatggcggcgttaaccaggaccagtcgggatcccTTTTACTGGccgtgtctcaattgtttttgcgagtaaccaactcgggtactctagctatataattcaatgtgagttcacgaatgttgaaatgacaaaaaTTCTCCGCTGCACTCCAGTTTTGTTTTACCTATAGCaactggagctactgcaaccaAGTACTATATAGCAGGACTTCGTACCGtgaaaaatcacaaataaaggcttctaaaccaaataacACAAAACCGGACATTTCTCGGCAGTAATGTGACCCGATATTGACCAGCATTGGCTGCCAAGATTAAAGTTATCTGgcattagcatgcagctacttaatagttagcactatgctaatgttagattgtaatggaatgatgcagcactttctaccgtcactggggagaatttaacaacatgggcagccaagatgacatattttactgccgttagcatgtagctacatgtgacaatgttaacaccgcagtatcttaaaaaaaaataaaaacactccagtcctgcctacctggAACCGATGACCAATCGGAGAAGTTTGGCTAAGTGTTACTTAACACCTAGCTGAGAATAGAAAAAGCTATTGAAACCGGAGCGTTTACAAcaggaaatctgaacgttttagctcacagggatttgtctACAATATGTTTACCTCATTAATTGAAAATTACTTGAAAAGCATAATTTGTCCACTTTAAGATGGCACGGATcaaatttgaagtcgatcggatgaaAACTCTCAGAGGAGTTCGTTTAAGTACGATGTGTGGTAATGGCAAAAAAATGCTGATTTCAAACTTTCAAttaaaatggcggacttcctgttgtccaggcttttttgtacgtcttgacacaTGTGTACCAATTTTCGTAAGTCTACATTAAATATACTGCACGGGCTAgcgggcgctagcgagccatttctGCATGCCTATTTACGAAAcctacaaaatataaaaattgtaCCTTGCCTGATGCGTGTGCAAATTTACGTGAGTTTTCGAGTATGGGCAGATCCCCAAAAAGGTGATTCATTGcgcaaaacaataataattccttcagtatCAATAGGGCCGGGACAGGAGCAGCGTCAGATCCTGGAACAGTGGTATCCAAGGCAGGTATAGAGGCAGAAAAATGAGCTGCAGCATTTGCCATAGCTAACGTGCAATTGAGCAGGGCCTCATCCTCTCTGATCTGGTGCAGCAGAGTTTTCCTACCTTCCAGCTCTGTAATTTTCTCAGACATACTGACAAAACTTTTACAGCTGGTTGGAGAGCAGGGTGGGGGTTTGACTTTTTTGGAGTGGAAGTGTACTAGCTTTAGGCGACAAACTCAGCAGCAAGAAGAGTTGTGCTCAGACGTTGGGGACCTGGGTAAGGCAGATGAAGTCATCATGAACCTGTGTCCTTATTGGAGTGAATGTAGCCAATTGCAAAGTATTGTTAAGATATACATTCAtggctgtttgtgtttcagctttACCTTCAGATGTCCAGAAAGTGATTGTTGGTGAAGAACATCAGCAGGAGTGGAGTTCCAGTCTGGACCAGGAGGACACACAGCCCCcccacattaaagaggaacaggaggaactccaGATCAGTCAGGACccagagcagcttcaagggctggaggaggcgactatcaccaagttcccattcactcctgtccttGTGAAGAGTGAGGATGATGAAGAGAAACATCAGTTATCACGGCTTAATCAAAGAAAAACTGAACAGATGAAAACAGAAGCTGagggagaggactgtggaggaccagaatcAGCCATGAACTCAGATCCAGATACACATTTACAACCAGATACTGATGACGAGACTGGAGAgtcttctgaacctgagactgatgacagtgctgattggaaggagaccagagaaccttgGTCAGGTTTGAACTCTATGAATAATGATGAAGTCCTTGTCAATGACTCAAGATGTACTACTGGTGAGAAAGAGCACGAGAAAAGATTTGGCACCAGTGGACATCTGAAGCGACACATGAGATCTCATACAGGAAAGagaccatttagctgctcagtctgtaagaaagcttttaaaCAGAGGGGACATTTACATAAACACATGAGaacccacacaggagagaagccatttAGGTGCTCGgtctgtaagaaagcttttaaaCTGAGCGAGTATTTACAGGctcacatgagaatccacacaggagaaaaaccgtTTAGCTGCTCGgtctgtaagaaagcttttacagTGAGTGGAAATTTACAggcacacatgagaatccacacaggagagaaaccatttagctgtTCAGTTTGTAAGAAAGCATTTACAGAGAGTGGaagtttacagaaacacatgaggatccacacaggagagaaaccatttagctgctcagtctgtaagaaagcttttagAGTGAGTGGACATTTACAggcacacatgagaatccacacaggagagaaaccatttagctgctcagtatgtaagaaagcttttaaaGAGAAAGGGGGGTTACATAGACACATGATAACCCACACAGGAGGGAAACTGTTAAGCAGTGTGAAGTGGAGCTCTAGTCTGGAAGGAGAGCATAGAACTTCAGTCAGGTTTAAACACTCTAAAAATGAATGAAGTCTCTTGGTGACCCACCATGTGTGTCACCAAGATACTGCTTAATATATTTTCAAATAATGATTTGTTTATAACAATTTAAGGTTAAAACCATAGTATGATCCATACAAAAAGTTACACGTTGTTGTATAAACACTGTGCGCATGGCATgtctcctcctaactcctgttgaatcctATTAAACTAATGCTTTCCAAAGTTAtttcttgttcattttgtttgttatgGGTCATTGTTCGTTTTTTAAAGTATTACGATCCTAATAAACCCACTGTTTCATActataacgttacatgtgtccATGTTGCACTGCAGATCTCATCTGAagagatttctgtcattcaaaacAATTCTGGATTGTAGttaaaaacttttacagccaactTAATAATGTTGGGTTTAATTTGGGCTTGAGTTTATAACTAGAAAATACCATGccatagcatgtcaaaaagtcatagtataggaatgtcaaaaatgtgataaagccatattatagcatgttgaaaaacgtcaaaagtcattggaaaaaagaaaagaaaaagtcctagtatagtatgtagaaaaaaggtgacaatcatagtatagtatgtcgaaaaaagtcatagtatagtttgaagaaaaaagtgataaaaacatcaGTATAGTATTACACCTATAAAACTTTACCCTAGAACATGCCTGTCTAAAAAGAGAAAGAACTTGGAATGAGCTTCCAGAAGAAGTTGTGCGTTCCCCTTGGAtgcattttgcctgtcaaaAGGTGTAATGTATAATTGTAAAGCTTGTCAGTAATTTATTTATGAATTGTTAGAAAACTTCAATTATgaaattaatgtgttttttataaaatgttaaaatgtgaatatattttatgttctatgttttgtgttttttagagTCTGGAATAGTGGATTGTATATCCTGTACCAGaaatagtatgttaaaaaatagcatttcaaaaatattaaataaaaagtaatacaaaaaataatcatagtatagtttgtcgaaaaaaagttatgaaaaagttAGTgtaatgtcaaaaaaggtcgGAAAttagtcatagtttagtatatcgaaaaaagtcatagtatgtcaaagaaagtgacGCTATGGTATATTggaaaacaagtcatagtatagtatgtcaaaaaactgataaataagtcagtatagtatgttggaaaaagtcataaaaaaaagtaattgtattgaatgtcaaagaaagtccggaaaaacatgcaaactccacgcAAAAAAGCCAAGCCCGGACTGGGAATTGAAGGGTTAAAGGGTCAGAGTCTGCAGTCCCTGCTAACCACTGAACCACAGTgccaacaaaaaaaagtatgctgaaaaaagccattaaagtcatagtatgctatgtcgaaaaaagtcaaagtatagtatgtcaaaaaagtcatagtatagtatgtcgaaaaagtgaagaaaaatcatagtatagtatgtcaaaaagtgatgaaaaagtcatattgtagtatgtccaaatacatttaaaaaaaaaatcatggtataATATGACAAaacattatgaaaaaatcatagcatagtatggaaccatcaccttatcgtggtggagaggtttgtgtgtccctatgaacctgagggctgtgttgtctggagctttgtgctcctggtagggtctcccaaggcaaagtggtctcaggtgaggggccagacaaagaatggttcaaaaaccctatgagtgaccgaggaagagatggagtgaccctgcccggaggaagcccggggcccccatctgaagccaggcccagatggagggctcgtcagcgagcgtctggtggccgggtttgccacggagcccggccgggcacagcccgaaaaagctacgtggcatccatctctccatcccatgggcccaccacctgtgggaggaaccgctggggtcgggtgcgctgccacatgggtggcagtgaaggtcagaggcctcgacggaccagacccgggctgcagacgctggctctggggacgtggaatgtcacctctctgtgggggaaggagccggaactggtgcgggaggtggagcgctaccggttagatctggtggggcttacctctacgcacagtctcggttctggaaccatactcctggataggggttggactcttttcttctccggagttgcccagggtgtgaggcgccgggcgggtgtggggatactcacaagcccccggctgagcgccgctacgttggagtttaccccggtggacgagagggtcgcctccctacgcctgcgggttgtgggggggaaaactctgactgttgtttgtgcatatgcaccaaacaagagttcggagtattcggccttcttggagaccttgagtggagtcctatatggggctccagtgggggactccatagttctgctgggggacttcaacgcgcacgtgggcaatgatggagacacatggagaggcgtgattgggaggaacggcctccctgatctaaaccagagtggttgttgttggacttctgtgctagtcatggattgtctataacgaacaccatgttcgaacatagggatgctcataagtgtacttggtaccagagcaccctaggccaaaggtcaatgatcgattttataatcgtttcatctgatctgaggccgtatgttttggacactcgggtgaagagaggggcagagctgtcaaccgatcaccatctggtggtgagttgggtcagagggtgggggaagactctggacagacctggtaagcccaaacgggtagtgcgggtaaattgggaacgtctggaggaggcccctgtccgacagactttcaactcacacctccggtggagcttttcgtgcatccctgtggaggctgggggcattgaacccgagtggacaatgttcaaagtttccattgctgaagctgcggcgaggagctgtggtcttagggtcttaggtgcctcaaggggcggtaacccacgaacaccgtggtggacaccggtggtcagggaagccgtccgactgaagaaggagtctttccgggatatgttatcccagaggactccggaggcagtggcaaggtaccgaagggctgcagcctctgccgtgaaagaggcaaagcagcgggtgtgggagaagttcggagaagacatggagaaggaccttcggtcggcaccaaggtgcttctggaaaaccgttcgccacctcaggagggggaagcggggaaccatccaagctgtgtacagtaaggatgggacgctgttgacctcaactgaggaggtaatagggcggtggaaggagcactttgaggaactcctaaatccgactaatacgccctctatggtagaggcagagctggaggatgatgggggattgtcgtcaatttccctggtggaagttgctgaggtagttaaacaactccacagtggcaaagccccagggattgatgagatccatccagaaatgcttaaagctctgggtgtggaggggttgtcttggttgacacgcctcttcaacattgcgtggaagtctgggacggtgcctaaggagtggcagaccggggtggtggttccccttttcaaaaagggggaccagagggtgtgtgccaattataggggtatcacacttctcagccttcctggtaaagtcttctccaaggtgctggaaaggagggttcggtcgatagtcgaacctcaggttgaagaggaacaatgcggattccgtcctggtcgtggaacaacggaccagatctttactctcgcaaggatcctggagggagcctgggagtatgcccaaccagtttacatgtgctttgtggatctggagaaggcctatgaccgggtcccccgggagatactgtgggaggtgctgcgggagtatggggtgagggggtcccttctcagggccatccaatctctgtacaaccaaagcgagagctgtgtccgggttctcggcagtaagtcggactcgtttcaggagagagttggcctccgccagggctgcgctttgtcaccaatcctgtttgtagtatttatggacaggatatcgaggcgtagtcggggtggagaggggttgcagttcggtgggctggggatctcatcgctgctttttgcagatgatgtggtcctgatggcatcatcggcctgtgaccttcagcactcactggatcggttcgcagccgagtgtgaagcggctgggatgaggatcagcacctctaaatcggaggccatggttctcagcaggaaaccgatggagtgccttctccaggtagggaatgagtccttaccccaagtgaaggagttcaagtaccttggagtcttgttcgcgagtgagggaacaatggagcgg is a window encoding:
- the LOC116058583 gene encoding zinc finger protein 251-like isoform X4, whose translation is MDRHRKQLEVVLKPESKLRGEALPSDVQKVIVGEEHQQEWSSSLDQEDTQPPHIKEEQEELQISQDPEQLQGLEEATITKFPFTPVLVKSEDDEEKHQLSRLNQRKTEQMKTEAEGEDCGGPESAMNSDPDTHLQPDTDDETGESSEPETDDSADWKETREPWSGLNSMNNDEVLVNDSRCTTGEKEHEKRFGTSGHLKRHMRSHTGEKPFSCSVCKKAFTESGSLQKHMRIHTGEKPFSCSVCKKAFRVSGHLQAHMRIHTGEKPFSCSVCKKAFKEKGGLHRHMITHTGGKLLSSVKWSSSLEGEHRTSVRFKHSKNE
- the LOC116058583 gene encoding zinc finger protein 32-like isoform X1, which produces MDRHRKQLEVVLKPESKLRGEALPSDVQKVIVGEEHQQEWSSSLDQEDTQPPHIKEEQEELQISQDPEQLQGLEEATITKFPFTPVLVKSEDDEEKHQLSRLNQRKTEQMKTEAEGEDCGGPESAMNSDPDTHLQPDTDDETGESSEPETDDSADWKETREPWSGLNSMNNDEVLVNDSRCTTGEKEHEKRFGTSGHLKRHMRSHTGKRPFSCSVCKKAFKQRGHLHKHMRTHTGEKPFSCSVCKKAFTVSGNLQAHMRIHTGEKPFSCSVCKKAFTESGSLQKHMRIHTGEKPFSCSVCKKAFRVSGHLQAHMRIHTGEKPFSCSVCKKAFKEKGGLHRHMITHTGGKLLSSVKWSSSLEGEHRTSVRFKHSKNE
- the LOC116058583 gene encoding zinc finger protein 774-like isoform X3 yields the protein MDRHRKQLEVVLKPESKLRGEALPSDVQKVIVGEEHQQEWSSSLDQEDTQPPHIKEEQEELQISQDPEQLQGLEEATITKFPFTPVLVKSEDDEEKHQLSRLNQRKTEQMKTEAEGEDCGGPESAMNSDPDTHLQPDTDDETGESSEPETDDSADWKETREPWSGLNSMNNDEVLVNDSRCTTGEKEHEKRFGTSGHLKRHMRSHTGKRPFSCSVCKKAFKQRGHLHKHMRTHTGEKPFSCSVCKKAFTESGSLQKHMRIHTGEKPFSCSVCKKAFRVSGHLQAHMRIHTGEKPFSCSVCKKAFKEKGGLHRHMITHTGGKLLSSVKWSSSLEGEHRTSVRFKHSKNE
- the LOC116058583 gene encoding zinc finger protein 559-like isoform X5, with translation MDRHRKQLEVVLKPESKLRGEALPSDVQKVIVGEEHQQEWSSSLDQEDTQPPHIKEEQEELQISQDPEQLQGLEEATITKFPFTPVLVKSEDDEEKHQLSRLNQRKTEQMKTEAEGEDCGGPESAMNSDPDTHLQPDTDDETGESSEPETDDSADWKETREPWSGLNSMNNDEVLVNDSRCTTGEKEHEKRFGTSGHGERPFSCAVCKKAFTASSTLHRHMRTHTEEKPFSCVKWTSSLRRAENLSQV